The window TCATCCAGATTGCGCGCCGCCAGCGCCACAATGCCGTCATAGCGATGCTCATCCAGCCCCCAGAGCGTGATTTTGCGCACGGTAACGGTACTCGCCCAATCCAGTGCCGCAAGATAATGCGCAACCGGATCGTCGTTTCGTTCGCACAGTAGCGTTGAGGCTCGCTGACGCACCAATGCATTCTTATCAAACAGTAAGGCAATCAACAGAGGCGTCGACACGGAGAACCCGCTATCCATCACATACTGCAACGCTACCTGCTTGATGGGTGCGAACGTATCTTTCAATAGAATGGTCATCACTTCATGGTCGACGTCCTTGTCCGCACTCAGCAAATACCGCGCCGCGTTCGCTCTCACTAACGGATCGCGATGCCACATCGCCTGACTAAAGATCTGCTTCAACGGAAACAGCCCACGCTCAACCACAATATCCAGCGACAGTCTGGCAACGGTTTTGTCTTCCGAAGACAACCCCACCAGTAGCGACGGCGCGTGCGCCTCCTCGGCCAGAAAGCGCACGATTTCATCCACCAGCGGCTGATGATCTTCTCGTTGGCACTGCAACAGCCAGAAAATGGCAGGAAAATTGGCGACGAAATGCGCGGTGTTATCCGGCGTTAACAGTAGCCTCACGCTCTGTTTAGCCGCCCGACGCACCGGTTCCGCCCAGTCGTTCACTCGTTCAATCAGCGCTGGTAATGCCGAGACCTCGCCCATAAAACCCAGACACAGCACCGCACGCTGCCGAATATGTCCGTTATAGTGACGTGTGAGCGCTATCAGGTGTGACGCTGAACCCAGAGCATCAGCCTGCGCGGGCCGATAATAGTTGTCTGGTGAAGCAACGAGTTTTTCCAACTGTTGCAGTAGTAAATCGTACGATGCCATATTCCCTGTCCTCTTCTTATCCTTTCACACACACCACCTGACGCAGCGTGTGCACAATTTCCACCAGCGATGACTGTGCCGCCATCACCTTATCGATATCTTTGTACGCCATCGGGATTTCATCGATAACGTCGCTGTCTTTTCTGCACTCGACGTGTGCGGTCGCACGAATCTGGTCTTCCACGGTGAAGCGTTTTTTCGCGGCAGTACGGCTCATGGTTCTCCCCGCGCCGTGACTACAGGAACAGAAGCTCTCTTCGTTCCCCAATCCACGTACGATAAAGCTCTTCGCCCCCATTGACCCCGGAATGATCCCCATCTGACCTTTCTGCGCCGACACCGCACCTTTACGGGTGATCAGCACCGATTCACCAAAGTGCGTTTCGCGCTGCACGTAGTTATGGTGGCAATTCACGCCTTCCTGCTGGGTGGTAAACGGCTTCGTCACAATGCGAGACAGCGCCGCCAGCGTATGCGACATCATCACTTCACGGTTATGACGAGCAAAATCCTGTGCCCACTCCACCGCTTCGATATAATCGTCAAAGTGCAGGCTACCTTCCTCGAAATACGCCAGATTACGATCCGGCAGATTCGCAATGTGCTGCTGCATATCTTCCTGCGCCAGCTTGATGAACAGCGACCCAATCGCATTCCCCACACCACGCGACCCGCTGTGCAGCATCACCCACACGCGATCGACCTCATCCAGACAGATTTCAATAAAGTGGTTACCCGTTCCTAGCGTTCCCAAATGCTGGTAGTTGTTGGTTTTCAGCAACTGCGGGTATTTATCCGTCAAACGTTTAAAACGCGGCTCCAGCAGCGACCAGTGCGCATCCACCGTCTGCGGCGGGTTCTGCCAGGAACCAACATCACGTTTGGAGCGCGTTACGCTACGTCCGTGCGGCACCGCCTGTTCAATCGCGCTACGCAGCCCCATCAGATTATCCGGCAGGTCGCTGGCAACCAGTGACGTACGCACCGCAATCATCCCGCAGCCGATATCCACGCCGACTGCTGCCGGGATAATCGCGCCACGCGTGGGAATCACGCTACCGATCGTCGATCCTTTTCCCAGATGTACATCCGGCATCACCGCCAGATGTTTAAAAATGAACGGCATTTTGGCTGTGTTCAGCAGTTGGTCGCGAGCTTCTGGTTCCACAGGCACGCCCTGCGTCCACATTTTTACCGGTGCGCTATTCACGGGTGACATCATGTCGTAATCCTGCGTTTTCATCTCTTCCATTTTCATTCTCTTTGTTTGTCATTATTCGCTATAGGTATTGCCAAAGGCGTGCCAATTTTCTGAAATAGACAAAATAAAAATATAACCAATTGATAGTTAATAGATAAAAAACAAAACACGCAAACTAGCAACGAAACAAAAGAACAGGTAAATTTATCCTATAGGATAATAATTTATAACAAGGTATAGCATGAAGCGTCGCGTCGTCATTGGTGTGCTGGGCACCACGTTGGACAAACGAGGTAAACGGGAGAATCGCTGGACAAAATGGCGGCCTACCGTCGGCCTCTGCCAGCAGCCGGATTTTCCGGTCGATCGACTGGAGCTGCTGCATCAGTCACGCAACGAGGGGATGGCACAGCAGGTGGCAGAGGATATCGCCGTGGTGTCACCCGCTACGCAGGTCACGCTTCAGACCGTTGAGTTACGCGATCCGTGGAATCTGGAAGAGGTCTACAGCGCCTTTCTGGACTTTGCGAGCCGCTACCCGTTCGATACTGAGAACGAAGAGTATTTCGTTCACATCACCACGGGTACTCACGTCGTGCAGATTTGCTGGTTCCTGCTGACCGAAGCCCGCTACCTACCCGCCAAGCTGCTGCAAACCGCACCGGGAGAGAAAGCGGATCGCCCCGCACCGCAGGGCATCTATGCCGTTATCGATCTGGATCTCAGCCGCTACGCAACCCTCACCAGCCGCTTTCAGCACGAGCAAGAGCGCTCCGTCTCGTTCCTGAAATCGGGTATAGAAACGCGCAACAGCACGTTCAACGCGCTGATCGACCAGATTGAACGTGTCGCGCTGCGTTCTACCGCGCCGATGCTCCTGACCGGCCCGACCGGTGCGGGGAAATCCTTTCTGGCCCAACGCATCTATCAGTTACGTCAATCTCGCCATCTGGTCAGTGGTCGGTTTGTTGCGGTTAACTGTGCCACGCTGCGCGGCGACAACGCGATGTCGACATTATTCGGTCATGTGAAAGGCGCATTTACCGGCGCATTACAAGCAAGAACGGGGCTCTTACGTGAAGCGGACGGCGGGATGCTGTTTTTAGATGAAATCGCAGAACTGGGGCTGGATGAACAGGCGATGCTACTCAAGGCTATTGAAGAAAAACGCTTTTTACCGTTTGGCTCGGATAAAGAAGTCAGCAGTGATTTTCAGTTAATTGCGGGTACGCACCGCAACCTGCACGAGTGGATTGCACAGGGTAAATTTCGTGAAGATCTCTACGTCCGTATCAATATGTGGACCTTTCCCCTGCCGGGCTTGGCGGAACGGCGGGAAGACATCGAACCGAATATTGACTACGAACTCCAGCGCTTCACACGCGATCACCAAACGCAGATTCGCTTCGATAAAGACGCACGGCAACGCTACCTCACCTTTGCCTGCTCATCGCAGGCCGCATGGCGTGGTAACTTCCGCGAACTCGGCTCCTCCATCGCCCGCATGGCAACGCTGGCGGAACAAGGCCGCATCACCGTTGCACTGGTAGAGGAAGAAGTTGCCCGCCTGCGAGCAAGCTGGCGAAGTGATGCGCCAGCAACCGCGCTACCGCCAGAACTCTCCAACATCGATCTGTTTGAACAGCGCCAGCTTGAAACCGTGCTCGACGTCTGTCGTACCGCCAATTCGCTCTCAGAAGCTGGTCGCCAGCTATTTGCCGTTTCACGCCAGCAAAAACAGAAGCCCAACGACGCTGACCGACTGCGTAAGTATCTGGCACGTTTTGGGCTGAGCTGGGAGGGGTTGAAGCGGGGGGAAGGATAAAAACACGTTATGGCAACTCAAATACCATGCCTTGGTAGGGATTTTTCCGACACGCAGCTAGCCGCTGTTGGAGATCTCCAACGTGAACTTCCAGCTTGTGGCCATCAGGATCCAGAAAATAAAACGAATCGCCTTCGCTGCGGTTCGTCTTCCATACGGGAATATTTTCCGCCATAAGCCGAGTGCAGAACGGTAAGAAATCAGCCTGTGCGATGCTAAACGCATAGTGCGTATAGTCACTGTCTTCTTTCGACAAACACTGGCGAACTGGATCCAATGAAAGGCACAACCACAGATCGCCACACGTCAGATAAGCTCCACTTTCCCAGCGTGCGTGTAGCGTCATCTGCAAAAGATTTTGATAAAAATCCAGACTTGCCGCCAGATCGGTTACCGCGAACGTCAGATGATTAAGACCTTTAAGCATAAGAGACCTTATGGAATGCGAGAAATTTTGTAAGATTACCAACACCTTTACACTGAATGCGGTTATTACGCTATCAACACGATGACTCCAGCGTACCACGATCCACCAGTTGCGGGCTTTCAGCCATTTCTGCGAACTCCATTCCAAAACGCACTGTAATTCCACTGTAAATCCATCCACCCTATTTCACGTTTTCCGCCGTTGGAATAGAGTCTCTGTGCTGCGGCAAAATCCGTAGCCGGGCGTGGAACCCCGACTATCTAGAACTGAAAACGCTTTGTTTTTTCAGGGGCTACGTGCACACTCTAATCCGTGGCTCAGGCAGGGCAACCGCAAGGTTGGCCGGTCGCTAGATCCGGTGTTCCAACCCTGTCTGGGTCACACCTTTAGTTTGGAACCTGAAGGCGTGATGAAATAATTATCTAGCAATGGAAGATTCAAACATGACGGACACTCACGCCACATCCGCTGACAGCACCATTACCATTTTCCGCGACCTGATCGCCAGCCTGCCTTTCGCGCAGTTAGATGACGTTCAGCTCTGCGACCTCGGCGCGATTGCCGCAGAATCGGTCGAAGGCTTATGCCACGGCCTGCATTACCTCGGCGACACGCTACAAAACGACGTGGAACTACCGCAAGAAAGCCTCAGCCAGCTAGGCGCCTGCCTCAACGCCACCGCGCACTTGATTCCGGCACTGCTGGAAATGTGTGAACAGGCGGAACGCCACGTTCGTACAGCAACACTAGTGGGTGATTCGCGTCTCACTACGCAGTAAAAACAATACGTTATATCCCTGTATATTGTTTCTTATACACAGATACAGGGATTCATCACGAGTTTTGCCGTTATCCGGCGTAAAAAATTATGCAGCGGTGGGCATGAGCACCGAGTGAGCGGCATGGATGCCGCGAAAGCCAGTGCCGCGTAGGGAACGCGTCACTGGCGGCTCGACTAGTGCTCATGAACACCGATGGCACCGCAAAGCGGCATAATTTCCGCCAAAAGCCTGGGGTCTCGGGGCGAGCGGCGTTTGAGCCGTCCCGAGTCGGGCGCGTGCTACGAGATAGCATAAAATATCGATGTTATGGCGCACGAAACCATCTCTCAGTTTGCATAAAAAATATGACTAAGAAGCTGTCACCTAAGGGAAGAGCCAAAAATCCGCCAAGGGAATAAAATCGGTGCTCTAGCAGCCACACCGTGTCATTCATTTTATCTTCAGATCCGCTAAAGCTAGAAATAAGAAAAAATTAATCAGTGATGCAACCTGTATTTTTTCTGAAGTTAGCCGACTATTCTGACAACAGTTAGCGAGGTCGTAGTCAGCGAGATGAGATAGACTAACGCTTCATATTTCGACGACATTCACCTTGCAGCGTAGGCAAACTCACATGGTTAAACGCACAGTGTCCGCCAATAAATCGATCGATATGTACGCCGTCTATGTTTTCGTGACGATGGCGGAAGCAGGAAGCATGACGGCAGCCGCCGCGCGGCTAGGCCTAACGCCCTCTGCCATTTCGCAGACGATCCGCTTATTGGAAGAAGATTTCGGCGTCAAATTGGTTAACCGGGCTCGTCGCCCCTTTGTCCTGACGCCCTACGGCATTGCGTTGAAAAACCGGGGAGAAATCCTGACGGAGGAGATTGCGAACCTGAAGGCGCAGGTGCTGGAAGCGGGAAAAGGGATTAAACCTGACTTGCGTATCGGCCTAGTGGATTCGTTTGCCATCACCTGCGGTTCGGTGTTTACCAAGAGTTTGATGAAGAGCTCATCGCAGTTGCTGATTCGTACCGGGCTCAGCCCGCAGCAGGGTGAAGCGTTAATGCGACGCGAGCTGGATTTGATCGTCACCAGCGACCCGCTGATCGACAGCGATAGCGTGGTGCGTCATCAGCTGTTTTCCGAAGGCTATTTCATTATCACGCCACCGGATTACCGCAAACGCATCAAAACGGTTGAGGATATCCGCGAGCTTTCCGCCGCACTGCCGCTGGTGCGCTTTAACCGGAACTCGCAGATTGGGATGCAGATCGAGCGCTACCTACGCCGCATTGATGTCCGCGTACCGAACATGCTCGAATTTGATAATGCGGATACCTTAACGTCGATGGTGGCGGCAGGTATCGGTTGGGCGGTAACGACCCCGCTCAGTTTCCTGCAATCCGTCGCGCACTCCAGAGAAGTGCTGACGCATATGCCGGAACAGCTGAATATCAAACGCTCGCTGTATATTGTCGGGCACCGTGATGAATACAGCGCGTTCTTTGAAGAAGCATGTGATGTCACACACGATATTATTAAAACCGTCTTTATTCCGAAATTGAAAACGCTGAACCGCGGAATAGAAAAGCTGGTTGAGATCAACCCGGATAATACGGAATAACCTATTCATGATGGGAGACAGAAGAATGGAGGAACATATCC is drawn from Pectobacterium aroidearum and contains these coding sequences:
- a CDS encoding LysR family transcriptional regulator, whose product is MVKRTVSANKSIDMYAVYVFVTMAEAGSMTAAAARLGLTPSAISQTIRLLEEDFGVKLVNRARRPFVLTPYGIALKNRGEILTEEIANLKAQVLEAGKGIKPDLRIGLVDSFAITCGSVFTKSLMKSSSQLLIRTGLSPQQGEALMRRELDLIVTSDPLIDSDSVVRHQLFSEGYFIITPPDYRKRIKTVEDIRELSAALPLVRFNRNSQIGMQIERYLRRIDVRVPNMLEFDNADTLTSMVAAGIGWAVTTPLSFLQSVAHSREVLTHMPEQLNIKRSLYIVGHRDEYSAFFEEACDVTHDIIKTVFIPKLKTLNRGIEKLVEINPDNTE
- a CDS encoding RtcB family protein is translated as MEEMKTQDYDMMSPVNSAPVKMWTQGVPVEPEARDQLLNTAKMPFIFKHLAVMPDVHLGKGSTIGSVIPTRGAIIPAAVGVDIGCGMIAVRTSLVASDLPDNLMGLRSAIEQAVPHGRSVTRSKRDVGSWQNPPQTVDAHWSLLEPRFKRLTDKYPQLLKTNNYQHLGTLGTGNHFIEICLDEVDRVWVMLHSGSRGVGNAIGSLFIKLAQEDMQQHIANLPDRNLAYFEEGSLHFDDYIEAVEWAQDFARHNREVMMSHTLAALSRIVTKPFTTQQEGVNCHHNYVQRETHFGESVLITRKGAVSAQKGQMGIIPGSMGAKSFIVRGLGNEESFCSCSHGAGRTMSRTAAKKRFTVEDQIRATAHVECRKDSDVIDEIPMAYKDIDKVMAAQSSLVEIVHTLRQVVCVKG
- the fos gene encoding fosfomycin resistance glutathione transferase, whose protein sequence is MLKGLNHLTFAVTDLAASLDFYQNLLQMTLHARWESGAYLTCGDLWLCLSLDPVRQCLSKEDSDYTHYAFSIAQADFLPFCTRLMAENIPVWKTNRSEGDSFYFLDPDGHKLEVHVGDLQQRLAACRKNPYQGMVFELP
- a CDS encoding HEAT repeat domain-containing protein, translated to MASYDLLLQQLEKLVASPDNYYRPAQADALGSASHLIALTRHYNGHIRQRAVLCLGFMGEVSALPALIERVNDWAEPVRRAAKQSVRLLLTPDNTAHFVANFPAIFWLLQCQREDHQPLVDEIVRFLAEEAHAPSLLVGLSSEDKTVARLSLDIVVERGLFPLKQIFSQAMWHRDPLVRANAARYLLSADKDVDHEVMTILLKDTFAPIKQVALQYVMDSGFSVSTPLLIALLFDKNALVRQRASTLLCERNDDPVAHYLAALDWASTVTVRKITLWGLDEHRYDGIVALAARNLDERYPSLYYSTLRILILRTGDDAREQLLASLRHPSLAIAKVARKLFYQQKIYLSLSELQCCLDSASSREHVEVYYFLAHKLNKWDWLVFLLDNAKSENTALTQAGVAYWVQRFNRSGMLPNTQQQARLRTLLDENPHVISRDSPYIALFLYR
- the rtcR gene encoding RNA repair transcriptional activator RtcR codes for the protein MKRRVVIGVLGTTLDKRGKRENRWTKWRPTVGLCQQPDFPVDRLELLHQSRNEGMAQQVAEDIAVVSPATQVTLQTVELRDPWNLEEVYSAFLDFASRYPFDTENEEYFVHITTGTHVVQICWFLLTEARYLPAKLLQTAPGEKADRPAPQGIYAVIDLDLSRYATLTSRFQHEQERSVSFLKSGIETRNSTFNALIDQIERVALRSTAPMLLTGPTGAGKSFLAQRIYQLRQSRHLVSGRFVAVNCATLRGDNAMSTLFGHVKGAFTGALQARTGLLREADGGMLFLDEIAELGLDEQAMLLKAIEEKRFLPFGSDKEVSSDFQLIAGTHRNLHEWIAQGKFREDLYVRINMWTFPLPGLAERREDIEPNIDYELQRFTRDHQTQIRFDKDARQRYLTFACSSQAAWRGNFRELGSSIARMATLAEQGRITVALVEEEVARLRASWRSDAPATALPPELSNIDLFEQRQLETVLDVCRTANSLSEAGRQLFAVSRQQKQKPNDADRLRKYLARFGLSWEGLKRGEG